Proteins from one Ramlibacter sp. PS4R-6 genomic window:
- a CDS encoding PaaI family thioesterase: MEGRALQDVLKVHCFGCGSLNPLGLQIKSQVEGDDVVCRWQPPPHHIGHPGIVYGGTIASIIDCHSMWTAMATHCRDAGIPIEQSPAVVTARLAVNYLKPAKVDQPLELRARVVDRSEKRFTVACRVLQGDVECANAEVVAVRVRL, from the coding sequence ATGGAAGGCCGCGCGCTCCAGGACGTCCTGAAAGTCCATTGCTTCGGCTGCGGGTCGCTCAACCCGTTGGGCCTGCAGATCAAGAGCCAGGTCGAGGGCGACGACGTGGTGTGCCGCTGGCAGCCGCCGCCGCACCACATCGGCCATCCCGGCATCGTCTACGGCGGCACCATCGCCTCCATCATCGATTGCCATTCGATGTGGACCGCGATGGCCACGCACTGCCGCGACGCCGGGATCCCCATCGAGCAGAGCCCGGCGGTCGTGACCGCCCGGCTGGCGGTCAACTACCTCAAGCCCGCGAAAGTCGACCAGCCGCTGGAGCTGCGGGCGCGCGTGGTCGACCGCAGCGAAAAGCGCTTCACCGTCGCCTGCCGCGTCCTGCAGGGCGATGTGGAATGCGCCAACGCCGAAGTGGTCGCGGTGCGCGTCAGGCTGTAG
- a CDS encoding glycosyl hydrolase family 8, which yields MRRRQILSSLPAAAALTLVGCGGGGGGGSTASAASGGTPTGSTGVVETTTPQTGTTGSTGTPATTTGGTTTASGSGYAFGSRKTPYAAGILPSQSNAAMDAMLTAHYDRWKAARVVAADSIVAGGYAVKFSDATFLCVSEGMGYGMLLAVLFAGHDPNAQQLFDGLLAVVRTRYAYGNATYDALGKYLMDWRLYANGASGGEGWNAVDGDLDVAMALLMADRQWGSGGKWNYLQEAKNTIAAIKAICMRSDGTTKGLRTADVSRTSDYMVGHFRAFAKATGDSFWNTAIDRSYALATLMQTTFSSAGLMPDFIVGTDTATPIPSPGFRGDGNANEDRYWWNACRNPWRFSSDYLLSGDARWKTVTARMIDFFRSSSGGDPMNIGTGYYLNGTMATGGQSPAYHGPICAGACIDAQYRPFLDAMWTWNAKNLITGYYDGELQLLSLVVASGNWWSTA from the coding sequence ATGAGACGTCGCCAGATCCTTTCCTCCCTTCCGGCCGCAGCCGCGCTCACCCTCGTGGGTTGCGGCGGCGGTGGCGGGGGAGGCAGCACCGCCAGCGCCGCGAGCGGCGGCACCCCGACCGGCTCGACCGGTGTCGTGGAGACCACCACGCCGCAGACGGGCACGACCGGCTCGACCGGCACGCCCGCAACCACCACCGGGGGCACCACCACCGCTTCCGGCAGCGGCTACGCCTTCGGCTCGCGCAAGACGCCGTACGCCGCCGGCATCCTGCCCTCGCAGAGCAACGCCGCGATGGACGCGATGCTCACCGCGCACTACGACCGGTGGAAGGCGGCGCGCGTCGTCGCGGCCGACTCCATCGTCGCCGGCGGCTACGCCGTGAAATTCTCCGACGCCACCTTCCTGTGCGTCTCCGAGGGCATGGGCTACGGCATGTTGCTCGCCGTGCTGTTCGCCGGGCACGACCCCAACGCGCAGCAGCTGTTCGACGGCCTGTTGGCGGTGGTGCGCACGCGCTACGCATATGGCAACGCGACCTACGACGCGCTGGGCAAGTACCTGATGGATTGGCGCCTGTATGCCAACGGCGCCTCCGGCGGCGAAGGCTGGAACGCCGTGGACGGCGACCTCGACGTCGCGATGGCGCTGCTGATGGCCGACCGTCAGTGGGGCTCCGGCGGCAAGTGGAACTACCTGCAGGAAGCGAAGAACACCATCGCCGCGATCAAGGCGATCTGCATGCGCAGCGACGGCACCACCAAGGGCCTGCGCACCGCCGACGTGAGCCGCACCTCCGACTACATGGTCGGCCACTTCCGCGCGTTCGCGAAGGCCACCGGCGACTCGTTCTGGAACACGGCGATCGACCGCTCGTATGCCTTGGCGACGCTGATGCAGACGACCTTCTCGTCGGCCGGCCTCATGCCCGACTTCATCGTGGGCACGGACACGGCGACGCCGATCCCCTCGCCCGGCTTCCGTGGCGACGGCAACGCCAACGAAGACCGCTACTGGTGGAACGCCTGCCGCAACCCGTGGCGCTTCTCCTCCGACTACCTGCTGTCGGGCGATGCGCGCTGGAAGACCGTGACCGCGCGCATGATCGATTTCTTCCGCTCGTCCTCGGGCGGCGACCCGATGAACATCGGCACGGGCTACTACCTCAACGGCACGATGGCCACCGGCGGCCAGAGCCCGGCGTACCACGGGCCGATCTGCGCCGGCGCGTGCATCGACGCGCAGTACCGCCCCTTCCTCGACGCGATGTGGACGTGGAACGCGAAGAACCTGATCACCGGCTACTACGACGGCGAGCTGCAGCTGCTGTCGCTGGTGGTGGCGTCGGGGAACTGGTGGTCTACAGCCTGA
- a CDS encoding Bug family tripartite tricarboxylate transporter substrate binding protein, whose protein sequence is MTLHRRDFIAASGALLAGALHARAHAQGQWPSKPVRFVVPFAPGGSSEIIARSAAGELTKSLGQSVFVDNKPGASGNIAMSEVARADDQHTIILGHIGTLAVNPYMFDKLPYDANKDFKPVSLLAKVPSLYVVHPNVPAKNLKEFVELAKKKPGQLNYGSAGNGSAGHLAFEYLKMTTGIFVLHVPYKGTGPQLTDLLAGRLDAASVGASAILQHIKAGKLRCIATGSTQRLPQLPDVPTVAEQGYPGFEMTQWYGILAPASMAQANIDKLAAETTKAMRSSSALERLNQDAAQSVGSTPQQFAAFIAQEQKRWKAVVERAHIKPE, encoded by the coding sequence ATGACGCTCCACCGCCGAGACTTCATCGCCGCCAGCGGCGCGCTCCTCGCGGGCGCCTTGCACGCCCGTGCCCATGCCCAAGGCCAGTGGCCGTCCAAGCCGGTGCGCTTTGTCGTGCCGTTCGCGCCGGGCGGCAGCTCCGAGATCATCGCGCGCTCGGCAGCGGGCGAGCTGACCAAGTCGCTCGGGCAGAGCGTGTTCGTCGACAACAAGCCCGGCGCCTCGGGGAACATTGCGATGTCCGAAGTGGCGCGCGCCGACGACCAGCACACGATCATCCTGGGGCACATCGGCACGCTGGCCGTGAACCCGTACATGTTCGACAAGCTGCCCTACGACGCCAACAAGGATTTCAAGCCGGTGAGCCTGCTGGCCAAGGTGCCCAGCCTCTATGTCGTGCACCCCAACGTGCCGGCGAAGAACCTCAAGGAGTTCGTCGAGCTCGCCAAGAAGAAGCCGGGCCAGCTCAACTACGGCTCCGCCGGCAACGGCAGCGCGGGCCACCTCGCCTTCGAGTACCTGAAGATGACCACCGGCATCTTCGTGCTGCACGTGCCGTACAAGGGCACCGGCCCGCAGCTCACCGACCTGCTGGCCGGCCGCCTCGATGCGGCGTCGGTGGGTGCGTCGGCGATCCTGCAGCACATCAAGGCCGGCAAGCTGCGCTGCATCGCGACCGGATCGACGCAACGGCTGCCGCAGCTGCCCGACGTGCCGACGGTCGCGGAGCAGGGCTACCCCGGCTTCGAGATGACGCAGTGGTACGGCATCCTGGCGCCGGCGAGCATGGCCCAGGCCAACATCGACAAGCTCGCGGCCGAAACCACCAAGGCCATGCGCTCCTCGTCGGCTCTGGAGCGCCTGAACCAGGACGCCGCGCAGTCCGTGGGCAGCACGCCGCAGCAGTTCGCCGCCTTCATCGCGCAGGAACAGAAGCGCTGGAAGGCCGTGGTCGAGCGTGCGCACATCAAACCCGAGTGA
- a CDS encoding amino acid ABC transporter substrate-binding protein, with amino-acid sequence MQMKKSVLAAVMVVAAAGAWAQSDTLKKIADSGKMTLAYRESSVPFSYEVGAGKPAGLAVEMSEAIAAEVKRAIGKNVDVAWQSVTSANRIPLLVNGTIDLECGSTTNNSTRGKDVQFAINHFYTGTRLLTKKTSGINNYADLNGKTISTTTGTTNAQVMRKYIADKALKTEVIFGKDHSDSMLLVEADRAVAFAMDDILLFGLIATAKTPAAWQVVGDSIQVEPYACMLRKDDPKFQALVNKVIGDMMKNGQFERLYNKWFMSPIPPNNIVVNMPMPAELKQNLKDLSDKPAT; translated from the coding sequence ATGCAGATGAAGAAATCGGTGCTGGCCGCGGTGATGGTCGTCGCGGCGGCGGGCGCCTGGGCCCAATCGGACACGCTCAAGAAGATCGCCGACAGCGGCAAGATGACGCTCGCCTACCGCGAATCGTCCGTGCCTTTCAGCTACGAAGTCGGCGCCGGCAAGCCGGCCGGCCTGGCCGTGGAGATGTCGGAAGCCATTGCCGCCGAAGTGAAGCGCGCGATCGGCAAGAACGTCGACGTCGCGTGGCAGTCGGTCACGTCTGCCAACCGCATCCCGCTGTTGGTGAACGGCACGATCGACCTGGAATGCGGCTCGACCACCAACAACAGCACGCGCGGCAAGGACGTGCAGTTCGCCATCAACCACTTCTACACGGGCACGCGGCTGCTGACCAAGAAGACCTCGGGCATCAACAACTACGCCGACCTGAACGGCAAGACGATTTCGACCACCACCGGCACGACCAACGCGCAGGTGATGCGCAAGTACATCGCCGACAAGGCCCTGAAGACCGAGGTGATCTTCGGCAAGGACCATTCCGATTCGATGCTGCTGGTCGAGGCCGACCGCGCCGTCGCCTTCGCGATGGACGACATCCTGCTGTTCGGCCTGATCGCCACGGCCAAGACGCCCGCGGCGTGGCAGGTGGTGGGCGACTCGATCCAGGTCGAGCCCTACGCCTGCATGCTGCGCAAGGACGACCCGAAGTTCCAGGCGCTGGTGAACAAGGTCATCGGCGACATGATGAAGAACGGACAGTTCGAGCGCCTGTACAACAAGTGGTTCATGTCGCCCATCCCGCCGAACAACATCGTGGTGAACATGCCGATGCCGGCGGAGCTGAAGCAGAACCTCAAGGACCTGAGCGACAAGCCGGCGACCTGA
- a CDS encoding excinuclease ABC subunit UvrA, whose amino-acid sequence MPAEESSLRPDDGFVRVRGAREHNLKDVDVAIPRDAIVVFTGVSGSGKSSLAFGTLYAEAQRRYLESVSPYARRLIDQAGVPDVDSIEGLPPAVALQQARGTPSARSSVGSVTTISSHLRMLYSRAGSYPAKQPMLYAEDFSPNTPQGACPRCHGLGRIYDVTEKGMVPDPSLTIRERAIAAWPPAWHGQNLRDILVTLGYDVDTPWKDLPKKDREWILFTDETPTVPVYPGFTPRETRAALRHKTEPAYMGTFTGARNYVLQTFATTQSALMKKRVSRFMEAAWCPVCHGKRLKPEALSVKFAGYDIAEISQLPLSRLAEVLRPVGRGEMHGHTGGAVLDRASAREAVRHRVAGGGSAHAGAPDVRRTPNLSEEKVMAAQRLARELLTRVATLEQLGLGYLSLDRSTPTLSPGELQRLRLATQLGSHLFGVVYVLDEPSAGLHPADGEALLESLQRLKAAGNTIFIVEHDLSVMRRADWLVDVGPDAGEKGGRIVYSGPPAGLADVEASRTRAHLFGHERPPPRERIAPRDWLRLEGVSRNNVQKLDVAFPLGCFTVVTGVSGSGKSSLVSQAMVDLVTAHLGVKPDAPEAVEAEVLESLDTAAPSEGRIAAGADRIRRLVQVDQKPIGRTPRSNLATYTGLFDAVRKLFAATPAARRRKYDAGRFSFNLPKGRCDTCEGEGFVSVELLFMPSVYAPCPQCHGARYNEATLQVDWNGKNIAEVLRMTVDEAAQFFADEPAIARPLAVLQQIGLGYLRLGQPATELSGGEAQRIKLATELQRMQRGDTLYVLDEPTTGLHACDVDRLMKQLATLVAAGNTLVVVEHEMRVAAQADWVIDFGPGAGAEGGRIVAQGPPEKVAAAKGSRTASYLAECLKSLK is encoded by the coding sequence ATGCCCGCGGAAGAAAGTTCACTTAGGCCCGACGACGGCTTCGTGCGGGTGCGCGGCGCCCGCGAGCACAACCTGAAGGACGTGGACGTCGCGATCCCGCGCGACGCCATCGTCGTCTTCACCGGCGTGTCGGGGTCGGGCAAGTCCTCGCTCGCCTTCGGCACCCTGTATGCCGAGGCGCAGCGCCGCTACCTCGAATCGGTGTCGCCGTATGCCAGGCGGTTGATCGACCAGGCCGGCGTGCCCGACGTCGATTCCATCGAAGGGCTGCCGCCGGCGGTCGCGCTGCAGCAGGCGCGCGGCACGCCCAGCGCGCGCTCGTCGGTGGGCAGCGTGACGACGATCTCCTCGCACCTGCGCATGCTGTACTCGCGCGCCGGCAGCTATCCCGCGAAGCAGCCGATGCTCTACGCCGAGGACTTCTCGCCCAACACGCCGCAGGGCGCGTGCCCGCGCTGCCATGGCCTCGGGCGCATCTACGACGTGACCGAGAAAGGCATGGTGCCGGACCCCTCGCTCACCATCCGGGAACGCGCGATCGCGGCTTGGCCACCGGCCTGGCACGGCCAGAACCTGCGCGACATCCTGGTCACGCTGGGCTACGACGTCGACACGCCGTGGAAGGACCTGCCGAAGAAGGACCGCGAGTGGATCCTGTTCACCGACGAGACGCCGACGGTGCCGGTCTACCCGGGCTTCACGCCCAGGGAAACGCGCGCGGCGTTGCGCCACAAGACCGAGCCCGCGTACATGGGCACCTTCACCGGCGCGCGCAACTACGTGCTGCAGACCTTTGCGACGACGCAGAGCGCGCTGATGAAGAAGCGTGTGTCGCGCTTCATGGAAGCGGCCTGGTGCCCCGTGTGCCACGGCAAGCGCCTGAAGCCCGAGGCGCTCTCGGTGAAGTTCGCGGGCTACGACATCGCGGAGATCTCGCAGCTGCCCCTGTCGCGGCTGGCCGAGGTGCTGCGGCCCGTGGGGCGGGGCGAGATGCACGGCCACACGGGCGGCGCGGTGCTCGACCGCGCGAGTGCGCGCGAAGCGGTGCGCCACCGCGTCGCAGGCGGAGGCTCGGCGCACGCGGGCGCGCCGGACGTGCGCCGCACCCCGAATCTTTCCGAAGAGAAGGTGATGGCCGCGCAGCGCCTGGCGCGCGAACTGCTCACGCGCGTCGCGACGCTGGAACAGCTCGGTCTGGGCTACCTGTCGCTTGACCGCAGCACGCCCACGCTCTCGCCCGGCGAGCTGCAGCGCCTGCGCCTGGCGACGCAGCTGGGCTCGCACCTGTTCGGCGTGGTGTACGTGCTCGACGAGCCGTCCGCGGGCCTGCACCCGGCCGATGGCGAGGCGCTGCTCGAATCTCTGCAGCGCCTGAAGGCCGCGGGCAACACCATCTTCATCGTCGAGCATGACCTGTCGGTGATGCGCCGCGCCGACTGGCTGGTCGACGTCGGCCCCGACGCCGGCGAGAAGGGCGGCCGCATCGTCTACAGCGGCCCGCCGGCAGGACTCGCCGACGTCGAAGCCTCACGCACCCGCGCGCACCTGTTCGGCCACGAACGCCCGCCGCCGCGCGAACGCATCGCGCCGCGTGACTGGTTGCGGCTGGAAGGCGTTTCGCGCAACAACGTGCAGAAGCTCGACGTCGCGTTCCCGCTCGGCTGCTTCACGGTCGTGACGGGTGTCTCCGGCTCCGGCAAGTCCAGCCTGGTGAGCCAGGCGATGGTGGACCTCGTGACCGCGCACCTGGGCGTCAAGCCCGATGCGCCGGAGGCGGTCGAGGCCGAAGTCCTCGAGAGCCTGGACACGGCCGCGCCGAGCGAGGGCCGCATCGCGGCGGGCGCCGATCGCATCCGGCGGCTCGTGCAGGTCGACCAGAAGCCGATCGGCCGCACGCCGCGCTCCAACCTCGCGACCTACACGGGCCTGTTCGATGCCGTGCGCAAATTGTTCGCGGCGACGCCGGCCGCGCGCCGCCGCAAGTACGACGCCGGCCGGTTCTCGTTCAACCTGCCCAAGGGCCGCTGCGACACCTGCGAAGGCGAGGGCTTCGTGTCGGTCGAACTGCTGTTCATGCCCAGCGTCTACGCACCGTGCCCGCAATGCCACGGTGCGCGCTACAACGAGGCGACGCTGCAGGTCGACTGGAACGGCAAGAACATCGCCGAGGTGCTGCGCATGACCGTGGACGAAGCGGCGCAGTTCTTCGCCGACGAGCCCGCCATTGCGCGGCCGCTGGCGGTGCTGCAGCAGATCGGGCTGGGCTACCTGCGCCTCGGGCAGCCGGCGACCGAACTGTCCGGCGGCGAGGCGCAGCGCATCAAGCTGGCGACCGAGCTGCAGCGCATGCAGCGCGGCGACACGCTGTACGTGCTGGACGAGCCCACGACGGGACTGCACGCGTGCGACGTCGACCGGCTGATGAAGCAGCTGGCCACGCTGGTGGCCGCGGGCAACACGCTGGTGGTGGTCGAGCACGAGATGCGCGTGGCCGCGCAGGCCGACTGGGTGATCGACTTCGGGCCCGGCGCGGGCGCCGAAGGCGGGCGCATCGTCGCGCAGGGGCCGCCCGAAAAAGTTGCGGCTGCCAAAGGCAGCCGCACCGCATCCTATCTCGCCGAGTGCCTGAAGTCGCTGAAGTAA
- a CDS encoding NAD-dependent epimerase/dehydratase family protein, whose translation MSLPSCFEDVARLEDVMSTPSPGLVADLQRVAGDLMVLGVGGKMGPTLARMARRAAPGKRVIGVARFSEPGLREQLQAHGVECIAADLLSREALARLPDVPNIVYMAGRKFGSTGSEWLTWAMNAHVPALVAERFPRSRIVAFSTACVYPFVGVDTQGAKEDVPPTAPPGEYANSCVARERMFEHFSHAYDTPGRLIRLSYAIDMRYGVLHDVARKVIAREPIDLAMGYANVIWQGEANDWTLRSLAHCTAPTSPLNLSGPKIRIRDVAVALGQRLGIAPVLTGAEAPTAWLIDSSEAYRLFGPPQVTLDTMLDWTADWVQRGGKSLGKPTHYEARDGKY comes from the coding sequence ATGAGCCTTCCTTCCTGCTTCGAAGACGTCGCTCGGCTCGAGGACGTGATGAGCACGCCCTCCCCGGGCCTTGTCGCGGACCTGCAGAGGGTTGCCGGCGACCTGATGGTGCTGGGCGTCGGCGGCAAGATGGGGCCGACGCTCGCGCGCATGGCCAGGCGTGCGGCCCCGGGCAAGCGCGTGATCGGCGTGGCACGCTTCAGCGAACCGGGCTTGCGCGAGCAGCTGCAGGCGCACGGCGTCGAGTGCATCGCCGCCGACCTGCTCTCGCGCGAGGCCCTCGCGCGACTGCCCGACGTGCCCAACATCGTCTACATGGCGGGCCGCAAGTTCGGCTCCACCGGCAGCGAGTGGCTGACATGGGCGATGAACGCGCACGTGCCGGCGCTGGTCGCGGAGCGCTTCCCGCGCTCGCGCATCGTCGCTTTCTCCACGGCCTGCGTGTACCCCTTCGTGGGCGTCGACACGCAAGGCGCGAAGGAGGACGTGCCGCCTACCGCGCCGCCCGGCGAGTACGCGAACTCCTGCGTCGCGCGCGAGCGCATGTTCGAGCACTTCTCGCATGCCTACGACACGCCCGGCCGCCTGATCCGCCTGTCGTACGCCATCGACATGCGCTACGGCGTGCTGCACGACGTCGCGCGAAAGGTGATCGCGCGCGAGCCGATCGACCTAGCCATGGGCTACGCCAACGTGATCTGGCAGGGCGAGGCCAACGACTGGACGCTGCGGTCGCTGGCGCACTGCACCGCGCCGACGTCGCCGCTGAACCTCAGCGGGCCGAAGATCCGCATCCGCGACGTCGCCGTCGCGCTGGGGCAAAGGCTGGGCATCGCGCCCGTCCTCACCGGAGCCGAGGCGCCGACGGCCTGGCTGATCGATTCGAGCGAGGCGTACCGCCTGTTCGGCCCGCCGCAGGTCACGCTGGACACGATGCTCGACTGGACCGCCGACTGGGTGCAGCGCGGTGGCAAGAGCCTGGGCAAGCCCACGCACTACGAAGCGCGCGACGGGAAGTACTGA
- a CDS encoding dihydrodipicolinate synthase family protein has translation MHWQDIPEDSLAVLRRGSVIPAHLLALDGERKLDTRRQRAMTRYYLDAGAGGVAVGVHSTQFAIRDVGLYQPVLELAMQTAREWTPIGGKRPLFMVAGLAGKTAQAVREASLAQGLGYHAGLLSLAAMKGASEDELVAHCRAVADVMPVVGFYLQPAVGGIHLPASFWRRFAAIDNVVAIKMAPFNRYRTLDVIRGVVQARAEDRVTLYTGNDDHIVLDLAVPFTFMREGRPVTVRIRGGLLGHWSVWTKRAVDLLERIHREVAAGPLSPEMLALDAQVTDCNAALFDVAHDFHGCIAGCHEVLRRQGLLQGTWCLDPLEGLSEGQAAELSRVQRDYPHLVDDDFVAAHRERWLA, from the coding sequence ATGCACTGGCAAGACATTCCCGAAGACAGCCTGGCGGTGCTCCGCCGCGGTTCGGTCATTCCCGCGCACCTGCTCGCGCTGGATGGCGAACGCAAGCTCGACACGCGCCGCCAGCGCGCGATGACGCGCTACTACCTCGACGCCGGCGCCGGCGGCGTGGCGGTCGGCGTGCATTCCACGCAGTTCGCGATCCGCGACGTCGGCCTGTACCAGCCGGTGCTGGAGCTCGCCATGCAAACGGCGCGCGAGTGGACGCCCATCGGCGGCAAGCGCCCGCTCTTCATGGTCGCCGGCCTCGCAGGCAAGACCGCGCAGGCGGTGCGCGAAGCATCCTTGGCGCAAGGCCTGGGCTACCACGCGGGCCTGCTCAGCCTCGCGGCGATGAAGGGCGCGAGCGAGGACGAACTCGTCGCGCATTGCCGCGCCGTGGCGGACGTGATGCCGGTGGTCGGCTTCTACCTGCAGCCCGCCGTCGGCGGCATCCACCTGCCCGCTTCGTTCTGGCGGCGCTTCGCCGCGATCGACAACGTCGTCGCGATCAAGATGGCGCCGTTCAACCGCTACCGCACGCTCGACGTGATCCGCGGCGTCGTCCAGGCGCGCGCTGAGGACCGCGTGACGCTCTACACCGGCAACGACGACCACATCGTGCTGGACCTCGCCGTGCCCTTCACCTTCATGCGCGAAGGCCGGCCGGTCACGGTGCGCATCCGCGGCGGCCTGCTCGGCCACTGGAGCGTGTGGACGAAGCGCGCCGTCGACCTGCTGGAGCGCATCCACCGCGAGGTCGCGGCCGGGCCGCTGTCGCCGGAGATGCTCGCGCTGGACGCGCAGGTCACCGACTGCAATGCCGCGCTGTTCGACGTGGCGCACGACTTCCACGGCTGCATCGCCGGCTGCCACGAGGTGCTGCGGCGCCAGGGCCTGCTGCAGGGCACCTGGTGCCTGGACCCGCTGGAGGGCCTGAGCGAGGGCCAGGCGGCGGAACTCAGCCGCGTGCAGCGCGACTACCCGCACCTGGTGGACGACGACTTCGTGGCGGCCCACCGCGAGCGGTGGCTCGCCTAG
- a CDS encoding Bug family tripartite tricarboxylate transporter substrate binding protein: MRKRQFIQVFGAAVAAFALATPAMAQWKPTRPINLIVPWAAGGSTDQVTRVAAAEMEKQLGQTIVIVNQPGASGAIGTKSAMDAPKDGYTWTAGAAQDLGAYQSLGSVATDIKDWHLFLSVANIQVIGVNPTRPWQNAKQFIDDLKARPGQISVATAGVTSAGHNAMDFIVKATGAKYKEVSYDGGNPAVVATVAGEADATTQLAVEQADMIRGKRLRPLATVSDKAVELEGYGRIPPLSETIPGFTAPANYFGIFIPKGVPDDVVKTVEKIWTDTIAKSEALKKYAQSRGALFNPTSGDAAQKAVFPAVQANAWNLHAAGKTKVAPDTVGIPKP; encoded by the coding sequence ATGCGCAAGCGCCAATTCATCCAGGTATTCGGTGCGGCCGTCGCCGCGTTCGCCCTCGCCACGCCGGCCATGGCGCAGTGGAAGCCCACGCGCCCCATCAACCTGATCGTGCCGTGGGCTGCCGGCGGTTCCACCGACCAGGTCACGCGCGTGGCCGCGGCCGAGATGGAAAAGCAGCTCGGCCAGACCATCGTGATCGTCAACCAGCCCGGTGCTTCCGGCGCCATCGGCACCAAGAGCGCGATGGATGCTCCGAAGGACGGCTACACCTGGACCGCGGGCGCCGCGCAGGACCTGGGCGCGTACCAATCGCTCGGCTCGGTCGCCACCGACATCAAGGACTGGCACCTGTTCCTGTCGGTCGCCAACATCCAGGTGATCGGCGTGAACCCCACGCGGCCGTGGCAGAACGCCAAGCAGTTCATCGACGACCTGAAAGCCAGGCCTGGCCAGATCAGCGTCGCCACCGCGGGCGTCACGTCCGCCGGCCACAACGCGATGGACTTCATCGTCAAGGCCACCGGCGCGAAGTACAAGGAAGTCTCGTACGACGGCGGCAACCCCGCGGTCGTGGCGACCGTGGCCGGCGAAGCCGATGCGACGACGCAGCTGGCCGTCGAGCAGGCCGACATGATCCGCGGCAAGCGCCTGCGCCCGCTGGCCACCGTGAGCGACAAGGCCGTCGAGCTCGAAGGTTACGGCCGCATCCCGCCGCTTTCCGAAACGATCCCCGGTTTCACGGCGCCCGCCAACTACTTCGGCATCTTCATCCCGAAGGGCGTGCCCGACGACGTGGTGAAGACCGTCGAGAAGATCTGGACCGACACCATCGCGAAGAGCGAAGCGCTCAAGAAGTATGCGCAAAGCCGCGGTGCGCTCTTCAACCCGACGTCGGGTGACGCCGCGCAGAAGGCAGTATTCCCGGCGGTCCAGGCGAACGCGTGGAACCTGCACGCCGCGGGCAAGACCAAGGTGGCGCCGGACACCGTCGGCATCCCGAAGCCGTGA
- a CDS encoding tripartite tricarboxylate transporter TctB family protein gives MITEPQAENPGSDEEEDITPRSDFWQGVGWVVFGLAVLVGSITMDRLEAQNINPYTIPGLLPGFLGIAMMLVGGVVAIRSWRRGAFEHPREPFTAHQWEVRKRVWSVVVLVTVYSVVLVGHGLPFWLASAIFITGSILILQRMSRDPEERRLTPKLWAKAVVIGVLASVITQVVFQDLFLVRLP, from the coding sequence GTGATCACCGAGCCGCAAGCCGAAAACCCCGGCTCCGACGAAGAAGAGGACATCACCCCGCGCTCCGACTTCTGGCAAGGAGTCGGCTGGGTGGTGTTCGGCCTTGCGGTGCTCGTGGGGTCCATCACCATGGACCGCCTCGAAGCGCAGAACATCAACCCGTACACCATTCCGGGCCTGCTGCCGGGCTTCCTCGGCATCGCGATGATGCTGGTGGGCGGTGTGGTCGCCATCCGGAGCTGGCGGCGCGGCGCGTTCGAACATCCGCGCGAACCGTTCACGGCCCACCAGTGGGAGGTGCGCAAGCGCGTGTGGTCCGTCGTCGTGCTGGTGACGGTGTACTCCGTGGTGCTCGTCGGCCATGGGTTGCCGTTCTGGCTGGCCTCGGCGATCTTCATCACGGGCAGCATCCTCATCCTGCAGCGCATGAGCCGCGACCCTGAAGAGCGCCGCCTGACGCCAAAGCTGTGGGCCAAGGCCGTCGTCATCGGCGTGCTCGCATCCGTCATCACGCAAGTGGTGTTCCAGGACCTGTTCCTGGTGCGCCTGCCCTAA